Proteins co-encoded in one Arthrobacter globiformis genomic window:
- a CDS encoding ABC transporter substrate-binding protein has product MFKKSLLAVAAASMLTLTACGGTAGAGSAGGSSGGDKITMGFAQVGAESGWRTANTKSVQDSAKKAGVDLKFSDAQQKQENQIKAIRSYIQQKVDVIAFSPVVESGWDTVLKEAKNAKIPVILTDRAVDSSDKTLYKTFLGSDFVEEGKKAGDWLVKDSKSATDTVNIVEIQGTTGSAPANDRKEGFAEAIKADPKLKIVASQSGDFTRSGGKQVMEAFLKNNADIDVVFAHNDDEGLGAIEAIEAAGKVPGKDIKIITIDAVKDGMTALSNGKINYIVECSPMLGDQLMDLAKKVIAGESVPERVVTEETTFTQEQAKQVLASRPY; this is encoded by the coding sequence GTGTTTAAGAAATCCCTGCTTGCGGTGGCCGCCGCATCAATGCTTACCCTCACTGCCTGCGGTGGAACCGCTGGCGCCGGCAGCGCTGGCGGCAGCTCCGGCGGAGACAAAATCACCATGGGCTTCGCCCAGGTGGGCGCCGAAAGCGGCTGGCGCACCGCCAACACCAAGTCGGTCCAGGACTCCGCCAAGAAGGCCGGCGTCGACCTGAAGTTCTCCGACGCCCAGCAGAAGCAGGAGAACCAGATCAAGGCCATCCGCTCCTACATCCAGCAGAAGGTCGATGTCATCGCGTTCTCCCCTGTGGTGGAGTCCGGCTGGGACACTGTGCTGAAGGAAGCCAAGAACGCCAAGATTCCGGTCATCCTGACGGACCGCGCGGTGGACTCCTCGGACAAGACGCTCTACAAGACCTTCCTCGGCTCTGACTTCGTTGAGGAAGGCAAGAAAGCCGGCGACTGGCTGGTCAAGGATTCCAAGTCAGCAACGGACACCGTCAACATCGTCGAAATCCAGGGCACCACCGGATCCGCACCCGCGAATGACCGGAAGGAAGGCTTCGCGGAAGCCATCAAGGCTGACCCGAAGCTGAAGATTGTCGCTTCGCAGAGCGGCGACTTCACCCGCAGCGGCGGCAAGCAGGTCATGGAGGCCTTCCTCAAGAACAACGCCGACATCGACGTCGTGTTCGCCCACAATGACGACGAGGGCCTCGGCGCCATCGAGGCGATCGAAGCCGCCGGCAAGGTTCCCGGCAAGGACATCAAGATCATCACCATCGACGCCGTAAAGGACGGCATGACCGCGCTGAGCAACGGCAAGATCAACTACATCGTCGAGTGCAGCCCCATGCTCGGTGACCAGCTCATGGATCTCGCGAAGAAGGTCATTGCCGGCGAGAGCGTGCCCGAACGCGTCGTCACCGAGGAGACGACCTTCACGCAGGAGCAGGCCAAGCAGGTTCTCGCCAGCCGCCCGTACTGA
- a CDS encoding alpha-L-arabinofuranosidase C-terminal domain-containing protein, translating into MPSKPSSSAKRTCTLVLTGSLAAALLTLAPALGANAESSENRTISINAAGSGPSIDPTMYGAFYEDINQGADGGIYAELVQNRSFEFNSADNRTYTPMTGWETLKRGSDGTVAVVNDSNRLNENNRNYLQIDATAAGAGSGAGVGVRNSGWNAGQKLEAKKKYNYSVWARTSNPSGSTLAVTLETPEGTRLDIATIKVKGDRWTKYEVTLSPKSSTGAGRLTTLVQGTGTVRLDMVSLFPQDTWNGRENGLRKDLAEKINDLHPGFLRFPGGCIVNTGSYDTYSAPNYTRARTYQWKDTIGPVEQRPANRNFWGYNQTYGLGYMEYFQWAEDMGAVPVPVVPVGVTGCGDTNRAPDQATLDRYIQDTLDLIEFANGDASTEWGAKRIAYGHPAPYNLDRISLGNEEYKPEFKQYFTQFYNAVRKAHPEIKIIGNTGPFSQGPEFDDLANFNAQTGVDLVDEHYYNTPSWFLNNNHRYDSYDRNSYKVFLGEYASQGNKPENALAEASYMTGLERNADVVKMASYAPLIANEANTQWSPDMMFFNGTSVRTTPNYEVQKLFMNNVGNQVVPSTQDNPASTVVPISGKIGLSTWATSARYDDVKVTGADGATLFSDDFSGTAAAWTGNGTGSWSIKDGGYVQSSTTAQNTMVTAGSADWSNYTLSTKATKLAGSEGFLVSFGVKDTGNYFWWNLGGWNNSKSVVEKAVNGGKTNVIEKNTVIQTGHEYDIRIEVSGRTAKLYLDNVLWGTVDDTQADPVYSVVTKDAKSGDTIVKVVNTSADKAPVDIKVAGAANISSSAAVTTLTQTADGQNLAPAASTFGGAGTEFTYEFEPKSVTFIRLADTGARK; encoded by the coding sequence ATGCCATCAAAACCCTCAAGTTCCGCCAAACGGACCTGCACCCTGGTGCTCACCGGGTCCCTGGCAGCCGCGCTGCTGACGCTGGCCCCTGCCCTCGGCGCCAATGCCGAGTCCAGCGAGAACCGGACCATCAGCATCAACGCCGCCGGGTCAGGGCCTTCGATCGACCCCACCATGTACGGAGCCTTCTACGAGGACATCAACCAGGGCGCCGACGGCGGCATCTACGCGGAGCTCGTCCAGAACAGGTCGTTTGAGTTCAACTCCGCCGACAACCGCACCTACACCCCGATGACCGGCTGGGAAACCCTGAAGCGGGGCAGCGACGGAACGGTCGCCGTCGTCAATGACAGCAACCGGCTGAACGAAAACAACCGGAACTACCTGCAGATCGACGCCACCGCGGCCGGCGCGGGAAGCGGCGCCGGAGTGGGCGTGCGCAACAGCGGCTGGAACGCCGGGCAGAAACTCGAAGCGAAGAAAAAGTACAACTACTCTGTGTGGGCGCGCACCTCCAACCCGTCCGGTTCCACCCTCGCCGTGACGCTGGAGACGCCCGAAGGCACCCGCCTGGACATCGCCACCATCAAGGTCAAGGGTGACCGCTGGACCAAATACGAGGTGACCCTCTCGCCCAAGTCCTCCACCGGCGCCGGCCGGCTCACCACCCTTGTCCAGGGCACCGGCACGGTCCGCCTCGACATGGTGTCGCTGTTCCCCCAGGACACCTGGAACGGCAGGGAAAACGGCCTCCGCAAGGACCTCGCCGAGAAGATCAATGACCTGCACCCCGGATTCCTGCGCTTCCCCGGCGGCTGCATCGTCAACACCGGAAGCTACGACACCTACTCGGCGCCCAACTACACGCGTGCCCGCACCTACCAGTGGAAAGACACCATCGGCCCGGTGGAGCAGCGCCCCGCGAACCGCAACTTCTGGGGCTACAACCAGACGTACGGCCTGGGTTACATGGAGTACTTCCAGTGGGCCGAGGACATGGGGGCCGTTCCGGTGCCGGTGGTACCGGTCGGCGTGACCGGCTGCGGCGACACCAACCGAGCCCCGGACCAGGCGACACTCGACCGGTACATCCAGGACACGCTGGACCTGATCGAGTTCGCGAACGGCGACGCCAGCACCGAGTGGGGCGCCAAGCGCATCGCCTACGGCCATCCGGCACCGTACAACCTCGACCGCATCTCACTGGGCAACGAGGAGTACAAGCCGGAGTTCAAGCAGTACTTCACCCAGTTCTACAACGCCGTCCGCAAGGCCCACCCCGAGATCAAGATCATCGGCAACACCGGCCCGTTCAGCCAGGGCCCGGAATTCGACGACCTCGCCAATTTCAACGCCCAAACAGGCGTGGACCTGGTGGACGAGCACTACTACAACACGCCGTCGTGGTTCCTGAACAACAACCACCGCTACGACTCCTACGACCGGAACAGCTACAAGGTGTTCCTCGGCGAATACGCGTCGCAGGGAAACAAGCCGGAGAACGCCCTGGCGGAAGCCTCCTACATGACCGGCCTGGAGCGGAACGCCGACGTGGTCAAGATGGCGTCCTACGCGCCGCTGATAGCCAACGAGGCCAACACACAGTGGAGCCCGGACATGATGTTCTTCAACGGCACCTCCGTGCGGACCACCCCCAATTACGAGGTCCAGAAGCTGTTCATGAACAACGTCGGAAACCAGGTGGTGCCCAGCACGCAGGACAACCCGGCTTCCACCGTGGTACCGATCTCCGGCAAGATCGGCCTGTCCACGTGGGCGACGTCAGCCCGCTACGACGACGTCAAAGTCACCGGGGCGGACGGCGCCACACTGTTCAGCGACGACTTCTCCGGAACGGCGGCTGCCTGGACCGGCAACGGCACCGGATCCTGGTCCATCAAGGACGGCGGCTACGTCCAGTCGAGCACCACGGCGCAGAACACCATGGTGACCGCCGGCAGCGCCGACTGGAGCAACTACACGCTGAGCACCAAGGCCACCAAGCTGGCCGGCTCGGAAGGCTTCCTCGTCTCCTTCGGGGTCAAGGACACCGGCAACTACTTCTGGTGGAACCTGGGCGGTTGGAACAACTCGAAGTCCGTCGTCGAGAAGGCCGTCAACGGCGGCAAGACGAACGTCATCGAAAAGAACACCGTGATCCAGACCGGGCATGAATACGACATCCGGATCGAGGTCTCCGGGCGCACGGCCAAGCTCTACCTGGACAACGTCCTGTGGGGCACGGTGGATGATACGCAGGCTGATCCCGTCTACTCCGTTGTCACGAAGGACGCGAAGTCCGGCGACACCATCGTGAAGGTGGTCAACACCTCAGCGGACAAGGCGCCGGTGGACATCAAGGTGGCGGGCGCGGCCAACATCAGCAGCTCTGCCGCCGTCACCACCCTCACCCAGACCGCCGACGGGCAGAACCTGGCCCCGGCCGCGAGCACCTTCGGCGGCGCGGGAACCGAATTCACGTATGAGTTCGAGCCGAAGTCGGTGACCTTCATCCGGCTGGCGGACACCGGCGCACGCAAGTAG